One region of Candidatus Hydrogenedentota bacterium genomic DNA includes:
- a CDS encoding ABC transporter ATP-binding protein yields the protein MIRVENVSKHFRRGAETVRAVDEVSFTVAAGSLALLRGPSGGGKSTLINLCAGLSLPTSGTVTVAGRRLDGLGGRARAALRAKKIAVVFQMFHLVPYLTAMENTLLPSLAARLDGAPRRAAELLETLGVAHRAGHRPHELSAGERQRVALARALLHRPEVILADEPTGNLDEESGRRVIAMLDACRGEGAAVLLVSHQPVQDLHPDQDLLLRDGRL from the coding sequence ATGATCCGCGTGGAGAATGTCTCGAAACACTTCCGGCGCGGCGCGGAGACCGTGCGCGCCGTGGACGAGGTCTCTTTCACCGTGGCGGCGGGCTCCCTCGCGCTGCTGCGCGGACCCTCCGGCGGGGGCAAGAGCACACTGATCAACCTCTGCGCGGGGCTCTCCCTCCCCACCTCCGGGACAGTCACCGTGGCGGGCCGCCGCCTCGACGGCCTGGGCGGGCGCGCCCGCGCCGCGCTCCGCGCCAAGAAAATCGCCGTGGTCTTCCAGATGTTCCACCTGGTGCCCTACCTCACCGCGATGGAGAACACTTTGCTGCCGTCCCTCGCGGCCCGGCTGGACGGCGCGCCCCGGCGCGCGGCGGAACTGCTCGAAACCCTCGGCGTGGCGCACCGCGCCGGGCACCGGCCCCATGAGCTGAGCGCGGGCGAGCGCCAGCGCGTCGCCCTGGCCAGGGCGCTGCTCCACCGCCCCGAGGTCATCCTCGCGGACGAGCCCACGGGCAACCTCGACGAGGAGAGCGGGCGGCGCGTCATCGCCATGCTCGACGCCTGCCGCGGGGAGGGCGCGGCGGTGCTGCTGGTGAGCCACCAGCCCGTCCAGGACCTCCACCCTGACCAGGATTTGCTCCTGCGGGACGGGCGGCTGTGA